The DNA sequence GCGGCCGGATCGTCGCCCTCGCCGCCCACGGAACCGACGCCGCCGCGAGCTGGAGCGCCGACCGGCGGATCGACGCGGCGGGCAAGTACGTCATCCCGGGCGGCGTCGACGGGCACACCCACATGGAGATGCCGTTCGGCGGGACGTACGCCGCCGACACCTTCGAGACCGGCACCCGGGCCGCCGCCTGGGGCGGCACCACCACCATCGTCGACTTCGCGATCCAGAGCGTGGGCCGCTCCCTGCGCGAGGGGCTCGACGCCTGGTACGGGAAGGCCGACGGCAACTGCGCCATCGATTACGCCTTCCACATGATCCTCGCGGACGTGAACCCCTCCTCGCTCAAGGAGATGGACCTCCTCGTCTCCGAAGGGGTCACCTCCTTCAAACTGTTCATGGCCTACCCCGGCGTCTTCTACAGCGACGACGGCCAGATCCTGCGCGCCATGCAACGGGCCTCCGGCAACGGCGGGTTGATCATGATGCACGCGGAGAACGGCATCGCCATCGACGTCCTGGTCGAGCAGGCGCTCGCCGAGGGCCGCACCGACCCCCGCTACCACGGGGACGTACGCAAGGTCGCCCTGGAGGCCGAGGCCACCCACCGCGCCGTCCAGCTCGCCCGGGTCGCCGGATCCCCCCTCTACGTCGTCCACGTCTCCGCCGACGAGGCCGTGGCGGAGATCGCCGCCGCCCGCCACCGGGGCCTCCCCGTCTTCGGCGAGACCTGCCCGCAGTACCTGTTCCTGTCCACCGACAACCTCGCCGAGCCCGGATTCGAGGGCGCCAAGTACGTCTGCTCCACCCCGCTGCGTCCCAGGGAACACCAGGAAGCCCTGTGGCGGGGCCTGCGGAACAACGAACTCCAGGTCGTCTCCACCGACCACTGCCCCTTCTGCTTCTCGGGTCAGAAGGAGATGGGCCGCGGCGACTTCTCCAAGATCCCCAACGGCATGCCGGGCGTCGAACACCGCATGGACCTGCTGCACCAGGCCGTCGTGGACGGGCACATCACCCGCCGCCGCTGGATCGAGATCGCCTGCGCGTCCCCGGCCCGGATGTTCGGCCTCTACCCGAAGAAGGGGACCATCGCCCCGGGCGCCGACGCCGACATCGTCATCTACGACCCGGCCGCCGAGCAGACCCTCTCCGCCGAGACCCACCACATGAACGTCGACTACTCGGCGTACGAGGGCAAACGCATCACCGGAAAGGTCGAGACCGTGCTGTCGCGCGGCGAACTCGTCATCGAAGGACGGAAGTTCACCGGCCGTGCCGGACACGGCATGTACACCCCCCGCGCCACCTGTCAGTACCTGGACTAATCTCGCCGATCACGCCGGGCTCGCGGGGTCTGGTGCCGCACCTCGCGGCGTTGTCGTCACTACCGACGCTCCGCGTCGACTCCCTCCTCCGCCTTGCGATGCACGGCACCAGACCCCGCTCCCTGATCCGGCCTGATCGACAAGACACCCCTAGGAGATCCCGCCATGGACTTCGGACTCGTCCTCCAGACCGACCCGCCCGCCTCCGCCGTCGTCGGCCTGATGCGCCGCGCCGAACGCAACGGCTTCCGCTACGGCTGGACCTTCGACTCGGCGGTGCTCTGGCAGGAGCCGTTCGTCATCTACAGCCGCATCCTGGAGCACACCGACCGGATGACCGTGGGCCCGATGGTCACCAACCCGGGCACCCGCACCTGGGAGGTCACCGCCTCCACCTTCGCCACCCTCAACGACATGTACGGCAACCGCACCGTCTGCGGCATCGGGCGCGGCGACTCCGCGATGCGCGTCGCGGGCCGCCGGCCCAACACGCTGGCCCGCCTCGGCGAAGCCATCGACGTGATCCGGGACCTCGCGGAGGGCCGGGAGGCGACGGTCGACGGGCGGCCGGTGCGGATCCCGTGGGTGAAGGACGGGCGGCTGCCGGTGTGGATGGCGGCGTACGGGCCCAAGGCCCTGGCCCTGGCCGGGCAGAAGGCCGACGGCTTCATCCTCCAGCTCGCCGATCCCTTCCTCACCGAGTGGATGATCAAGGCGGTACGGGACGCGGCCTCCGACGCCGGGCGGGACCCGGACTCCGTCACCATCTGCGTCGCCGCCCCCGCCTACGTCGGCGACGACCTCGACCACGCCCGGGAGCAGTGCCGCTGGTTCGGCGGGATGGTCGGCAACCACGTGGCGGACCTGGTCGCCCGCTACGGCGAGCACTCCGGCCTGGTCCCCGATGAGCTCACCGACTACATCGCCGGACGCTCCGGCTACGACTACAGCCACCACGGGCGCACCGGCAACCCGGACACCACCTTCGTCCCGGACGGGATCGTCGACCGGTTCTGTCTGCTGGGTCCCGCCGAGGCGCACATCGAGAAGCTGCGGGCGCTGCGGGACATGGGTGTCGACCAGTTCGCGCTGTACGACATGCACGACGCCCGGGAGGCGACCATCGACGCCTACGGAGCCGAGATCATCCCGGCCCTGAGCTGATCGGTACGGTAGCCTGTGCAGCCGTTCGGGCATCGACGGGGGAGGCACGGATACGTGGCGCAGTACTTGTTGTTGGTGTACGAGGACGAGCCCATGACGAGTGCGCTGCCCTCGGAGGAGGAAGCGGCGCTCGTGGGCCGGTTCCAGGACTTCATGCGGCGCAACGGGGCGAGCGTGGAGCGGGGTCAGCGGCTCCACCCGACCTCCACGGCCACCTCGGTGCGGCGGGACGCCGAAGGCGGCGTCCGGATCAGTGACGGGGCGTTCGTCGAGTCCAAGGAAGTCGTCGCCGGGTACTTCCTGATCGAGGCGGAGAACCTCGCCGAGGCGCTCAGGCTGGCCGAGGAGGTTCCCGTGCCCAACGGCGGGATCGAGGTCAGGCCGATCCGTTCCGTGCCGGGCGCCTGAATCGCTGTCGCCCGCGCACACGAGTTCTCGGAGCGGCCATGGATGCGACCGTCGCGGACGCCGTCGCCAGGGCACACAGCAGGCAGTGGGGTTTCGTGCTCGCGGCCACCGTGCGCGTCGCCCGGGATCTCGACCTCGCCGAGGAGTGCGTCCAGGAGGCCTATGCCCAGGCGTTGCGGCAGTGGCCGCAGGAAGGGGTGCCGAAACGGCCCGAGGCATGGCTGACCACGGTCGCCCGGCGCCGTGCCGTGGACGCCCTGCGCCGCCTCGACACCTTGCGCGGCAAACTGCCGCTGCTGGCCGGTGACGACACCGCTCCGCCCGCGGACCAGGACCTCGTCGACCGCGATATTCCGGACGACCGGCTGCGGCTGATCTTCACCTGCTGCCACCCCTCGTTGGATGCCGACACCCGGGTCGGTCTCACCCTGCGGCTGGTGTGCGGTCTGTCCACCGCCGAGGTCGGCCGGGCGCTGCTCGTCTCGGAGCCGACGATGGCGGCCCGTATCACCCGTGGCAAGAAGAAGATCAAGACCGCCGGAATCCCCTACAGGGAACCGTCGCCCGAGGAGCTTCCCGCTCGGCTCGACGCCGTGCTGGACGTCGTGCACCTCGTCTTCAGCACCGGGCACACCGCGCCTTCCGGGGAGCGACTGCAGCGACGTGACCTGATCGAGCGGGCGCTGCATCTCGCGCGCGTACTGCACCAGTTGCTGCCCGCCCAGTCCGGCGCGGCGGGGCTGCTCGCGCTCGTTCTCCTCACCGACGCGCGCCGCCGCGCCCGCACCCGTCCCGACGGTTCGCTGGCGCTGCTCTCCGAGCAGGACCGGACGCTCTGGAACGCCGAGGAGATCCAGGAGGGGCTGCGGCTGGCCGCGTCCGCCCTGCGGCACCGGCCGCCGACCCGGTACGCGCTGATGGCGGCGACCGCCGCCGTGCACGCGCGGGCTCCGAGCTGGGAGGCCACCGACTGGCCCCGCATCGTCGACCTCTACGACGACCTGCTGCGGATCTGGCCGTCACCGGTGGTGGCGTTGAACCGCGCCATCGCCGTCGGACAGGCGTACGGCCCGGAGGCCGGCCTGCGGTGTCTGGCGCAGCTCTCCGCCGAACCCAAGCTGACCGACTACCAGTACTTCGCCGCTGCCCGGGCGGACTTCCTGCGTCGGCTGCACCGCTTCGACGAGGCACGGGCCGCCTATCGGGAGGCGCTCGCGAGGACCACGAACGCGGTGGAGCGGGAGTTCCTCCGGTCGCGCATCGATGAACTGGGTGCTCTCCCGTAACCACTGCCGGCCCTGTGCATTGCTCCTGAAATGCCGAGATTCCCCGCCCGGTCGCCACGGAATGATCGGTATCCATGCCTCCGCTTAAAGTGCGCAGAGCGCAAGCGGAAGGCGCGCATTCTCGTGAGGCAGCCGAAAATTGCCGCCGCGGAGGGCGCATTGGTACTGTCCGGCGGACGTCGAACATCTAACGTCGAAAACTTC is a window from the Streptomyces sp. MMBL 11-1 genome containing:
- a CDS encoding YciI family protein; the encoded protein is MAQYLLLVYEDEPMTSALPSEEEAALVGRFQDFMRRNGASVERGQRLHPTSTATSVRRDAEGGVRISDGAFVESKEVVAGYFLIEAENLAEALRLAEEVPVPNGGIEVRPIRSVPGA
- a CDS encoding TIGR03842 family LLM class F420-dependent oxidoreductase, with amino-acid sequence MDFGLVLQTDPPASAVVGLMRRAERNGFRYGWTFDSAVLWQEPFVIYSRILEHTDRMTVGPMVTNPGTRTWEVTASTFATLNDMYGNRTVCGIGRGDSAMRVAGRRPNTLARLGEAIDVIRDLAEGREATVDGRPVRIPWVKDGRLPVWMAAYGPKALALAGQKADGFILQLADPFLTEWMIKAVRDAASDAGRDPDSVTICVAAPAYVGDDLDHAREQCRWFGGMVGNHVADLVARYGEHSGLVPDELTDYIAGRSGYDYSHHGRTGNPDTTFVPDGIVDRFCLLGPAEAHIEKLRALRDMGVDQFALYDMHDAREATIDAYGAEIIPALS
- the hydA gene encoding dihydropyrimidinase, which encodes MSRTVIHGGLVITASDEIHADVLVEGGRIVALAAHGTDAAASWSADRRIDAAGKYVIPGGVDGHTHMEMPFGGTYAADTFETGTRAAAWGGTTTIVDFAIQSVGRSLREGLDAWYGKADGNCAIDYAFHMILADVNPSSLKEMDLLVSEGVTSFKLFMAYPGVFYSDDGQILRAMQRASGNGGLIMMHAENGIAIDVLVEQALAEGRTDPRYHGDVRKVALEAEATHRAVQLARVAGSPLYVVHVSADEAVAEIAAARHRGLPVFGETCPQYLFLSTDNLAEPGFEGAKYVCSTPLRPREHQEALWRGLRNNELQVVSTDHCPFCFSGQKEMGRGDFSKIPNGMPGVEHRMDLLHQAVVDGHITRRRWIEIACASPARMFGLYPKKGTIAPGADADIVIYDPAAEQTLSAETHHMNVDYSAYEGKRITGKVETVLSRGELVIEGRKFTGRAGHGMYTPRATCQYLD
- a CDS encoding RNA polymerase sigma factor → MDATVADAVARAHSRQWGFVLAATVRVARDLDLAEECVQEAYAQALRQWPQEGVPKRPEAWLTTVARRRAVDALRRLDTLRGKLPLLAGDDTAPPADQDLVDRDIPDDRLRLIFTCCHPSLDADTRVGLTLRLVCGLSTAEVGRALLVSEPTMAARITRGKKKIKTAGIPYREPSPEELPARLDAVLDVVHLVFSTGHTAPSGERLQRRDLIERALHLARVLHQLLPAQSGAAGLLALVLLTDARRRARTRPDGSLALLSEQDRTLWNAEEIQEGLRLAASALRHRPPTRYALMAATAAVHARAPSWEATDWPRIVDLYDDLLRIWPSPVVALNRAIAVGQAYGPEAGLRCLAQLSAEPKLTDYQYFAAARADFLRRLHRFDEARAAYREALARTTNAVEREFLRSRIDELGALP